The segment ACGCTGACCCTCATTACgggggacccctcaggggtgtgtgcttagtcccctcctgtactccctgttcacccacgactgcgtggccacacacacacacgactccaacaccatcattaagtttgcagaagacatgatggtggtaggcctgatcaccgatgacgagacagcctacagggaggtggtcagcgacctggcagtgtagtgccaggacaacCTATCCCTTAACAAGAATACCTAAGAGTGAATTAAACTATTTTGAAAACGCAATTAACTGGAATGATCTCTTGTCCTATACAGACGTGGAAGCTGATAggtttttctatccacaatccagCCTGACTACAATAAatggtttcctaaagaaaatcaaatccaaacctggccaaaagagcactcttccttggctaaatggaAAAATCTGGAAATTGATGAAAGAACGAGATTATGCTCTAAAAAATAATccaaattagagcatgacagacgtaggtttaccgtgttgagaaataaggtgatgaaagaaatcacaggccaaggcaaactttttttattaacataattggtgaagcaaagggaaattctaaaatgatctgggagaatctaaaaaagttaacagggaaagatcatagtaacactgcaaaaagactagaaatcatggtaaataacaatctaacacaggatgcagtcgaaatagcaatagccttcaattcctactttattgactgtcagggtactgacacagaaccctTCCACTGGTTTCTTAGGTTGAGTGTCATTTACTAGCACTGAgcctgtcttcatcataagggaggttactgagtcaaaggtgaacaaggtgattagctcactaaagaactctaaagccaaagatatgtttgggctggactctacctttcttaaaaactacaaagagtcactcattggccccattactaaggtcaccaacacatctattggtctcggggtgtttcctagggtatggaagtcggccataataacggccatctttaaaatcgggcgaccctgctgacgtgagtaactacagggccattagtatactacctgtggtgtcgaaggttgttgaaaagtgtctagcagaacaactgattgcccacctcaatagctccttcacattacactccatgcagtttggcttcagagcgaaacactccacagaaacggccaactgctttcttctggaaaatgttaagtccaagatggacaaagggggcgttgttggggctgtgtttctggacctaaggaaggcttttgatactgttaaccatgagattctcatcacaaaattgtccaagttccaattttcccccgatgccttgagatggatgaaatcataccttgaaggcagaattctgtgtgtcagagtgagcaatgagctgttgcccactcttagctatgatgtgggtgtgccccaagggtcaatactggggcccctcctgttcagcctgtacattaatgatctgccttctgtctgtactgggtctgaagttcaaatgtatgcagatgatagtgatatatgtgcatgcaaagagcaaacaacaagctgcacaagaactcactactgaacaggtccaggttacaaagtggctcagtaaatcgtgtttgcatctcaatgtgaaaaaaaactgttagcatgttcttcacaaagagggcaacagatgctactgagccagatgtctatgtgtcaggggagaagctccaggtggtatctgattttaagtaccttggcatcatacttgattccaacctctcttttaaaaagcatgtgaaaaaggtaattcagataaccaaattcaacctagctaatttccgatttatacgaaattgtttgactacaggaggtagcaaaactgtacttcaaatctatgatactcccccacttaacatactgcttgactagttgggcccaagcttgctgtacaacatcaaaaacctattcagtctgtctacaaacaggctctcaaagtgcttgataggaagcccaatagccatcatcactgttacatcctcagaaagcatgagctcctgagttgggaaaatcttgtgcaattcaccgacgcatgtcttgtattcaagatcctaaatggcctggcttcccctccactcagtatttttgtttaacaaaaaacccaaacatatggcagcagatccacaaggtctgccatgagaggtgactgtatagttcccttaaggaaaagcacctttagtaaatccgctttctctgtgagagcttcccatgtctggaatacactgccatcagacacgcatgactgcaccacatatcacactttcacaaaatgcatgaagacatggctaaaggtcaatcatatttgtgaacataatccctagctgtgtattgccgctttccatgttgtctgttatctgtagcttgtgaggtgtggaaacactttgtttcttttatgaattttgtcttgctgctttttgttctatgttgctctgtctgtatgctacgtcttgcttgtcctatgttgctctgcgtgtgctcactgctcaatgattgtctatattgtaattgtttttaataacctgcccaaggactgcggttgaaaattagccggctggctaaaaccggcacttttactgaaacgttgattaatgtgcactgtccctgtaaaaataaataaacatcaacaaggcaaaggagctgatcgtggattacaggaaatggagggccgagcacgcccccattcacatcgacggggctatagtagagcaggttgagaacttcaagttcctcagtgtccacattactaaggaattatcatggtccactcCACAAGCCCCCCCCAACACAACCGTGAAGAGGCCatgacaacacctcttccccatcaggaggctgaaaagtttCAGCATGGGCCTTTAGATCATTATAAAGTTCTAAATGAGTTAAACAAtaactacccggactatctgtGTTGACCATTTTTGCACTACCTCTTGAATCATCAACGTACACTGCTGCTATTGTTTATTAtccatcctgttgcctagtcactttatccctacctatatgtacatacctCAATGACCTAGTACCCAtgaactcagtactggtaccctgtgtatatagccaagttattatggactcggtactggtacccggtgtatatagccaagttattatggactcagtactggtacctggtgtatatagccaagttatcattactcattgtggatATATTCCTATTATTATTTCTCTCTGTGTATACCTTTAACTCTGCACTGTTGGAAAAGGGCCAgtgagtaaacatttcactgttagtctacacacctgttgtttacgaggaatgtggcaaataaaattagattttgtgagtggcaggggcttggtgagtgtgtgtgtaaacagagaggaagaggccaaAAGCTCTCAAAATAATCATAATGCTTTTCTATGGGCTTGTCATCTACCCTCCCGCCTCCGGTACAataactcccattgttagggcgcaGACGTGAACATCATTATATCCAGATCTCTGGGGTAAATGAGAAGGTGCACACAGCACAGGAGTGAAGGAGACAAGACCAAAAAGACAACAAATGCAAGAATCAAGTTATTTGGAATATTGTGCAAAAGACATTCATTTgatatatcacccagccctagttgagatctggtgacagaaACACAGCTCTATTTTAGCAGTTACCAGTACATTGTTTGAAAACTGCCATTAGCCCTTGCTTTACATTTTAATATAAACATGCCTGGATTAGCCTAAAATGTTGAAGAAACTGGTCCAGTATTTCGTCAGACGTCATTATTCATTTATCTGGACATAATAAGGACATTCATTGATCAATCAATTAACAGAAGTACCTACAAAAGGGCTTTGGTACAGTAGCTGTCAGTTAGCTACTTACCCACAACTAACCACTTAATTTACTagctgacaaaaaaaaaaatctataggtataacgttagctaggtacGGCACTTTAGACCCACTTCCCCCAAAAAATACATGCTGCAtttactgcgtccaaaataccacagtcgactgcagttagTTAGCTATaacacttttactgcagtttcaaaaacagTGTTATTTTTCTGCACGGTCTCAAAGCCATCATCAGAAACCGTTTCGTTAGCCAAGCTAGCCTATATCAACATCGTTGTTTGATCACATATTACAGCTGCACCACCTCCAGCTGGTTAACGTTGGTAGACAAAACATAAATCAGTTTGTTTTGTATGTTCCAATCCTGtctaagtaacgttagctagctaacgttagttatgtACGATTCATTCACGATAACTCACCTGTAAAGCGGCGATTCCTGCCTCGGTAGTGTTACATCAAAGGAGTTCACTGGAGGGTCATCTCTTGGCAGAGCAGTATTTGTCCTACTATGCACGTCGATATTGTACTTGATGTGAGAGGAAAAGGCGATATCTGTACAGTACAAGTGAactgctaatgttagctatttgAAGACCACTACCGGTACAAAGGTCGTTTGGTCACATGATCTGGAAGATGGCGCATGTCAGCTGACCGAATGTTGGACACTTGATCTTGTAGCTTGCTAGCTGTCTTGTTACGCAAACTATCTATTTCCATCAAAACTAGCTAAGTCAATTATCGTTAGTCTGAAATGATGTCGATTGTCTGGTGTGAAACATCACCACAAACATTTAATTGGCCAAGTTGATACAAGCGTAAGCGCTGCGTGTTCGCCCATGGAGAAGGCTGGGCTAGTCTTTTATTTTTTGTTAatctgaaaaataaaataaaaatccgcgCCAGAATCTATCGATATTGTGACACAATGTGTCACTTTTTGTGAACTCTGTCATTGTTTCATATTTAGCAGATTCCTAAAAAAAAGAATTCCAAAACGTTCCAAACAGAATGAAAAAACAACTTCCGCATTCCGGTGTGATATATTAAGGGATCTGGATAAGTTACCTGCAGCAATGTAGCTATGGGAAAAAATGACTTCTCCCAAAATAATTTAATTGTAAAGTGTTTTGAAAAATAATGATATTAGTCAGTACAATTGTCCTCTCATCCCACTAACGTTATACATATGAATATTGCCTCAAAAATGCAAAGTTACTTTCACTAATATCTAGTAAAGTGTTGATGGTCCCTAACTTTGATGTCGCTAGCTTGCAAACCGGGCAGCAACACATTCACTACCTAGTTAATCGTGCAAGCTTTGAAAGAGGCGAAAGTCAATTGATCTTGCActcaaccacaacagcaacatgACGACCGTAAGTGATGTTACTGTTACATAGTTAAGTAGCTAGCTGGTGCGGAGATTGCAGTGCTTTGATACATATACAGCCTGAAACTAACAATGTCTGCAAAATCGTGTAAATGTTCCTTACAAGCCAGAACGTTTAATACAATTATGTTTACACGTAACGTAGTCTACCGGTTGTTTGTGCGGTTTGTCCATGAGACAGAATATCCACAGGGAAGGAACTAGTTGacctgtagcgaaatgcttgtgcttctagttcccgaaagtgcagcaatatctaataagtaatctaacaatttttattttatttttattttaccgttattttaccaggtaagttgactgagaacacgttctcatttgcagcaacgacctggggaatagttacaggggagaggagggggatgaatgagccaattgtaaaattacacaacatatacccaatacacacaaatctaagtaaggaatggaattaagaatatataaatggggctcccgagtgatgcagcggtctaaggcacggcatttcagtgcttgaggcgtcactacagacatcctggttcgattccaggctgtatcacaaccggccgtgattgggagtcccataggccagcgcacaattggccggtgtaggccgtaattgcaaataagaatttgttcttaattgattcgcctagttaaataaaggttaaaataaataaataaaaaatataaatgtgcgtatatatatatatatgtggagaagcaatgtcagagcggcatagactaagatacagtagaatagtatagaatacagtatatacatataagatgggtaatgcaagatatgtaaacattattaaagtgactagtgttccatttattaaagtggccaatgatttcaagtctgtgtatataggcagcagcctctctgctagtgatggctatttaaatgtctgatggccttgagatagaagctgttttacagtctcttggtccccgctttgatgcacctgtactgacttcgccttctgggtgatagcgtggtgaacaggcagtggctcgggtggtggttgtccttgatgatctttttgaccttcctatgacatcgggtgctgtaggtgtcatggagggcaggtagtttgcccccagtgatgcgttgttgcgccttcttcaccacactgtctgtgtggggggaccatttcagtttgtcagtgatttgtacaccgaggaacttaactttctaccttctccactgctgtcccgtcaataTGGatgggggatgctccctctgctgtttcctgaagtccacgatcgtctttgttttgttgacgttgagtgagaggttgttttcacGGCACCACACTCCCGTAGCCctcgcctcctccctgtaggctgtctcatcattgctggtaatcaagcctactactgttgtgtcatctgcaaatttgatgattgagttggaggcgtgcgtggtcacgcagtcatgggtgaacagaatACAGatgggggctgagcacacacccttgtggggccccagtgttgaggatcagcgaagtggaggtgttgtttcctaccttcaccacctgggagcggccagtcaggaagtccaggacccaattgcacagggtggggttcagacccagggtctcgagcttaatgatgagcttggagggcactatggtgttgaatgctgagctatagtcaatgaacagcattcttacataggtattcctcttgtccagatgggatagggcagtgcgatggtgattgtattgtctgtggacctattggggcagtaaggaaatgtaagtgggtctagggtggcaggtaagatGGAGGTCAattgatccttgactagtctctcaaagcacttcatgatgacagaggtgagtgctacagggcaatagtaatttagttcagttacctttgctttcttaggTACAGGAACAACTGTGGCCGTCTTGAAGCAtgtagggacagcagactggaattgggagagattaaatatgtccgtaaacacaccagctagctggtctgtgcatgctctgaggacgcggctagggatgccgtctgagccagcagccttgcgagggttaacacatttaaatgtcttactcacatcggccacggagaaggagagcacaAAGTCCTTGGCAGCGTcggtgttatcctcaaagcgggcaaataagctgtttagcttgtccgggagcaagacgtcggtgtccacgACGTGGCTAATTTTCcgtttgtagtccgtgattgtctgtagaccctgccacatacgtctcgtgtctgagccgttgaattgtgactccactttgtctctatactgatgtgttgcctgtttgattgccttgcggagggaataactactctGTTTATATTTtcccatattcccagtcaccttgccatgtttaaatgcggtggttcgtggtttcagttttgcgcgactgctgccatctatccacgatttatgattagggtaggttttaatagtcacagtgggcacaacatctcctatacacttccttataaaggCAGTTACCGTTTCAGTATATTCATCAATATTATTCCCggaagctacccggaacatatcccagtccgcgtgatcaaaacaatcttgaagcgtggattccgattggtcaaaccagcattgaatagtcctgagcatgggtacttcctgtttgagtttctgcctgcaggaagggaggagcaaaatggagttgtggtcaaatttcccgaaaggagggcgggggagggccttgtatgcatcccggaagttggagtaaCAGTGGTCTAGTGTTTTAGCAGCGTGAATACTAcagtcgatatgctgatagaatttaggcatCCTTTTCTTCAAATTCCCTTTGTtaaaaaccccagctacaataaatgcagcctcaggttatatggtttccagtttgcataaagtccagtgaagttccttgaggggtatcggcttgaggggggatatacacggctgtgactataatcttcttcccggagagatgtcCACGCGATGAACTGAGAGTTCAGATGGCTGGACCGACTCTGacagcatatcccgagagagccatgtttccgtgaaacagagtatgttacaatccctgatgtgaTTTACTCTCTCTGGAAAGAAACCCTTGCCCTGATCTTGTTGACTTTGTTATCCAGGAAccgaacattagcgagtaatatactcggaagcggtagGTGGTGTGCATGCCTCCTTAATCGGACAAGAAGACCGCTTCGATTCCCTCTTTTCCGCCTGCGTTGTTTTGGTTTAGCCCCTGGAATTAGTTAAATTGCCCTGGGTGGTAAGAACAAAGGATgtacttcgggaaagtcgtaaattgaactcaggtgcatcctgtttacattgattatccttgattggagtccacctgtggtaaattcaaatgattggacatgatttggaaaggcaaacatctgtctatataaggtctcacagttgatcgtgcatgtcagagcatccaagccatgaggttgaaggaattgtccgtagagctccgagacaggattgtgttgaggcacagatctggggaagcataccaaaacatttctgcagcattgaaggtccccaagcacacagtggcctccatcactcttaaatggaaaacgtttggaactaccaagacacttcctagagctggctgctctgccaaactgagcaatcggggtagaagggccttggtcagtgaggtggTGGAGTTGGTGGAGTtggctctgcagcactccaccaatcaggcctttacggtagagtggccacatggaagccactactcagtaaaaggcacatgaccgcccgcttggagtttgccaaaaggcacctaaaggatctcagactggggagaaggttcaaccgccaacaggacaatgaccctaagcacacagcaaagacaacgcaggagtggctttccGGACCAGTCTctggtggcccagccagagcacagacttgaacccgattgaacacctgaaaatagctgtgcagcgacgttccctatccaacctgatagagcttgagaagatctgcagagaagaatgggagaaattccccaaatacaggtgtgccaagcttgtaacgtcatacccaagaaaacttgtggctgttatcgctgccaaagtgcttcaacaaagtactgagtaaagggtctgaatattttggTTATTGTGTTTTAAATTGATGagtgaaaataaataatttaatccatttttagaataagtctgtaacgtaacaaaatatggcaaaactcaaggggactgaatactttccgaatgcactgtataaactaCATAGTCAAAGCATTTATCCCAAGACCAATGCAGTGTGATCATTGTTAAAGTTTTTGGTTATGTAGCAAGTGTTTGCAGAAGGGAGAAGCCAAGATGTCCAAGTTGTGGAAAAGATCATGTCATGTGTTTAAAAGTGATGAAAATGTGACACGTTGTAACTGTGGTGGGAACCATGAAGCCACGTCTTTGGAATGCCCCACAAGAAGAAAAGAGAATGAGGTGCCCAAAGACAGGGCTGTCCAGATCATTTCATATGCAACGGATGTTTAAAGGGTTGAGGGTTTGAATGGTTCTCCTGAAGAGTCCATGGTGGTGGACACCTTCACTGcagagccgaatatattgataaaagtcaccttgttacgagagagatttacatgggtATCAACATGTCACTCCAGGGTAAGaatacacgaaacacagcccttattttaagtgtttctaaaatcccttatgggaaaaatgaatggtgaaaaaaacgattggaaccatttccctgtttgaccgctagattttatgggtattatgacatctccactgtggggctctataggtATACAATACTTTCTtgtggatattttgtctcaaatttcAAGCAGCTGAAGAACAAATTAAACCGCACAGACAACCGATATAGAGtaagtttaaatgtaattttattcaacattctggcttgtaaggaaCATTTACATGATTTTGCAGGCATTAGTTTAAGGCTGTATATGCCAATTAattgtgtattacagcctgattttATTACAGCCTGATTTAATCAAACTAATGCTTAGCTAGTCATTGCTTGCTAACTAGTTAGCTGTCCCATACTAGCATGAGAATGACACACACAACCCCTGGAATATGAATCATTTTGTGAATTATTCCCACAGAAGCACGAATTCTTTGTGGACATGACATGTGAGGGATGCTCTGGGGCAGTCACCCGAGTCCTCAATAAACTGGGTGAGTAGCTAAATGTCCCCTGAGTCCTCAATAAACTGGGTGAGTAGCTAAATGTCCCCTGAGTCCTCAATAAACTGGGTGAGTAGCTAAATGTCCCCTGAGTCCTCAATAAACTGGGTGAGTAGCTAAATGTCACCCGAGTCCTCCAATAAACTGGGTGAGTAGCTAAATGTCACCCGAGTCCTCAATAAACTGGGTGAGTAGCTAAATGTCCCCTGAGTCCTCAATAAACTGGGTGAGTAGCTAAATGTCCCCTGAGTCCTCAATAAACTGGGTGAGTAGCTAAATGTCACCCGAGTCCTCCAATAAACTGGGTGAGTAGCTAAATGTCACCCGAGTCCTCCAATAAACTGGGTGAGTAGCTAAATGTCACCCGAGTCCTCAATAAACTGGGTGAGTAGTTAAATGTCACCCGAGTCCTCAATAAACTGGGTGAGTAGCTAAATGTCACAGCAAATCCAGCTTTCTGGAACATCtgttaaacaacacacacacacacaggctcacacaCTTTGTTGAGAATGGTGTGCTTTGGTTTAGCTAAATTCAGCAAATatagattacttgtgtcatgttgACTGGCTTGCTAAAATTGTTTtattttctctttctgtcttatTTGTTGGCGTAAGGTGGTGTCCAATTTGAGATCGACCTCCCCAACAAGAAGGTGTTCATTGAGTCTGACAAGGACACGGACGTGCTTCTGGAAACACTTAAGAAGACTGGAAAGGCAGCTAACTACGTCGGCCCCAAGTGACAAATCATCCTCTTTTCTTTATAGAAACAGGTGAACTCTCTAAATATATTAAGTGACAATCAATTCAATATCGACCAAACTTCCCATCAACCTCTACAGCTCTTTTCTCTTCTCACCATCGCAACCCGTTTTAGCCTAATTGTGTTCTTGTTTCTGTGTGTTAGCTGTTGGTTGGTGCTGATATGAAGGATGATCATGAGAAGAAAGAACCCTTGCTGTCTTCATGGACCACTGGAATGAGCTTGCACTGCCAAGCTGTCCACTTTCAGTAAATTAAGCACTAGTattgatgtgtcccaaatggcactataaAGGCCCAGTtccaaagtagggcactatatacgGAATAGAGTGCCCTTTTGGGACGCATGACACTATGAATATCCAGTGTGATTAATGCGCAGAATTAAATATATCATCTATCTTTATAGGTTAACTTTACTGCAGGCAAATGAAATCATATAAGATTGCTGTCTCTGCTTTGTATTAATGAAAGCACCTATTGTAATTCACGTTgatttgtgtgggggggggggggggggggggggcacggcaACCATCCTGTATTACGTTTTCCTTTCACTGTCTGCATATTGTTCATGTTTACGCACATGTCAAATAAAAAAGGTGATTCTAGGCACCTGTcatcttatttttttattttcacaCATAGTCAAACCTTCTACGGAAGGCCGTCCTAAAGAGCTGTTTGTTATCCCAACAAAATACTGCTAATTTACAAATGCAATAATTTTAAAAAAGGGTCCTCATACAAGTTTTGATGAGTAACATATTTTTTTAGTTTGGAGATGTCTTGCCAGATTGTATGATGTGACTG is part of the Salvelinus fontinalis isolate EN_2023a chromosome 6, ASM2944872v1, whole genome shotgun sequence genome and harbors:
- the LOC129858483 gene encoding copper transport protein ATOX1-like, coding for MTTKHEFFVDMTCEGCSGAVTRVLNKLGGVQFEIDLPNKKVFIESDKDTDVLLETLKKTGKAANYVGPK